The Anaerolineae bacterium genome window below encodes:
- a CDS encoding DHA2 family efflux MFS transporter permease subunit, whose translation MTISPAAPAPDYSRKWLVLIAVGMGTFLTTIDSTIVTVALPTLVGQLQTDFPTIQWVTLSYLLTLTVLLLSMGRLGDIVGKKRPYLTGMAVFGVASALCGLASDVRMLIGFRVVQAVSAAMMQALGMAIITEAFPPTERGRALGISGLLVSAGILTGPVLGGILIDQVGWRIIFYVNVPVTAIGLLMVSRHVRPGERRPGQRFDLVGAAALGVSLGALMIALTLGQNWGWGDGRTLALFGVFAVFFAAFILIELRVQQPMVDLTLFRNPQFAISLTMAVVIFITAASRIIIPFFLELGVGVRVTDIGLILAVWPISMALMAPAAGWLSDRIGSMKISLVGLVVSLGGYWLLATFVRPDLSPALFALLSAPTGLGIGLFQAPNNSAVMGSVPRERLGLAGSFLALTRNMGQLVGIAAIGALWASRTLANLPPELAGTITDASAAPPAAIAAGTAETFLVLAGVTGLLVLLGVWGVRIENRQRAVRAAALPGAEIGSANARR comes from the coding sequence ATGACTATCTCACCCGCTGCGCCCGCGCCAGATTACAGCCGGAAGTGGCTGGTGCTGATCGCGGTTGGTATGGGCACATTCCTGACAACGATCGACAGCACGATCGTCACTGTTGCTCTGCCCACACTGGTCGGGCAGCTGCAGACCGACTTCCCCACCATTCAGTGGGTGACGCTTTCCTACCTGCTAACGTTGACGGTGCTCCTGTTGAGCATGGGGCGCCTGGGAGATATCGTCGGCAAAAAGCGCCCCTACCTGACTGGCATGGCCGTCTTTGGGGTGGCGTCGGCGCTGTGCGGGCTGGCGTCGGATGTGCGGATGCTGATCGGCTTTCGGGTGGTGCAGGCAGTGAGCGCAGCCATGATGCAGGCCCTGGGCATGGCGATCATTACCGAAGCTTTCCCGCCGACCGAGCGCGGGCGGGCGCTGGGGATCAGCGGATTGCTGGTATCGGCGGGCATCCTGACCGGCCCTGTGCTGGGTGGTATCCTGATCGATCAGGTCGGCTGGCGCATCATCTTTTATGTTAATGTGCCCGTGACGGCGATCGGTCTGCTGATGGTCAGCCGTCACGTGCGCCCCGGCGAACGGCGGCCCGGCCAGCGCTTTGACCTTGTTGGCGCGGCAGCACTGGGCGTCAGCCTGGGGGCGCTGATGATCGCGCTGACGCTGGGCCAGAATTGGGGCTGGGGGGATGGCCGCACGTTGGCCCTGTTCGGTGTGTTTGCCGTCTTCTTTGCCGCGTTTATCCTGATCGAGTTGCGTGTCCAGCAGCCGATGGTTGATCTGACCCTGTTCCGCAACCCGCAGTTTGCCATCAGCCTGACCATGGCGGTGGTCATCTTCATCACTGCTGCCAGCCGGATCATCATCCCCTTCTTTCTGGAACTGGGTGTAGGTGTGCGGGTGACTGACATCGGCCTGATTCTGGCGGTGTGGCCGATCAGCATGGCCCTGATGGCCCCGGCGGCGGGCTGGCTTTCCGACCGGATCGGCAGCATGAAGATTTCGCTGGTCGGGCTGGTTGTCAGCCTGGGTGGGTACTGGCTGCTGGCGACGTTTGTGCGGCCGGATCTTTCTCCGGCGCTGTTCGCGTTGCTCAGCGCCCCGACTGGGCTGGGCATCGGGCTGTTCCAGGCGCCCAACAACAGTGCCGTGATGGGCAGCGTGCCGCGGGAGCGGCTGGGACTGGCCGGTAGCTTCCTGGCCCTGACGCGCAACATGGGTCAGCTGGTCGGGATAGCCGCCATTGGCGCGCTGTGGGCCAGCCGCACGCTGGCTAACCTGCCGCCGGAGCTGGCCGGGACGATCACCGACGCCAGCGCCGCCCCGCCCGCTGCCATCGCCGCCGGTACGGCGGAGACTTTCCTCGTCCTGGCGGGGGTGACCGGCCTGCTGGTGCTGCTGGGTGTGTGGGGTGTACGGATCGAGAACCGCCAGCGGGCGGTGCGCGCCGCCGCGCTCCCCGGCGCGGAGATTGGCTCCGCCAACGCCAGGCGCTGA
- a CDS encoding NAD(P)-dependent oxidoreductase has product MIERKESIAPRLDKEARRQRMALPPQPVLERSAAERLRDFAETAVPFSAEQAIAEASRCLLCPGAPCAAHCLLGNDIPGAMWLISQGDFLGAAALYRQTSPMPEICGRVCPQQSLCEGACVLGKSGTPVALGRLERFVADYERARDGHTVVDGPDTGFRVAVIGSGPAGIAAADWLRRAGHAVTIYEALPEPGGLLVYGIPTFKLDKRIVREKLDRLRARGVTLICNVRVGREVPFEAVRQQHDAVFIGTGASVDATARIDGISLPGVLQATPFLIQANLPPVLWPASLPPGPPPVGRRITVFGGGDTAMDCVRSALRLQQRAGYPLDVTCVYRRTEEEMPGNRHDRQLAREEGGQFLFLTAPTRFLPDQDGRLRAVECIRMRLGEPDDSGRRRPVPIEGSEFMLETDLAVLALGYWPDPQLGEAIPGLQTHDSGLIVVDPETGQTSVPGIFAGGDNVTGPDLVGRAAAAGIRAAKAIDAYLQARR; this is encoded by the coding sequence ATGATCGAACGCAAGGAGTCCATCGCCCCCCGCCTGGATAAAGAGGCCCGGCGGCAGAGAATGGCCCTGCCGCCCCAACCCGTGCTGGAACGCAGCGCCGCCGAGCGTCTGCGGGACTTCGCCGAGACAGCCGTCCCGTTCAGCGCCGAACAGGCGATAGCGGAAGCCTCGCGTTGCCTGCTGTGCCCCGGCGCGCCCTGCGCTGCCCATTGTCTGCTGGGCAACGATATCCCCGGCGCCATGTGGCTGATCAGCCAGGGCGACTTTCTGGGCGCTGCGGCGCTCTACCGCCAGACCAGCCCCATGCCGGAAATCTGCGGTCGTGTTTGCCCGCAGCAGTCGTTGTGTGAGGGTGCATGCGTGCTGGGCAAGAGCGGGACGCCTGTTGCTCTGGGTCGCCTGGAGAGGTTCGTGGCGGATTACGAGCGCGCCCGCGACGGCCACACCGTGGTTGACGGGCCGGACACCGGTTTCCGCGTGGCCGTGATCGGTTCCGGCCCGGCGGGAATCGCCGCCGCCGACTGGTTGCGCCGGGCCGGGCACGCCGTGACCATCTACGAAGCCCTGCCGGAACCGGGAGGTCTGCTGGTCTACGGCATCCCCACCTTCAAGCTGGATAAGCGTATCGTCCGTGAGAAGCTCGACCGCCTGCGGGCACGGGGCGTCACCCTGATCTGCAACGTCCGCGTGGGGCGAGAGGTGCCCTTTGAGGCCGTCCGCCAGCAGCATGACGCTGTGTTCATCGGCACCGGAGCCAGTGTTGACGCCACCGCCCGGATCGACGGCATCTCGTTGCCGGGAGTCCTGCAGGCGACACCCTTCCTGATCCAGGCTAACCTGCCGCCTGTCCTCTGGCCTGCCAGTCTACCGCCGGGACCGCCGCCTGTGGGCCGCCGGATCACCGTCTTTGGCGGCGGCGATACGGCGATGGACTGCGTCCGCAGCGCCTTGCGCCTGCAACAGCGGGCCGGTTACCCGCTGGATGTCACCTGTGTTTATCGCCGTACTGAGGAAGAGATGCCCGGCAACCGCCACGACCGGCAACTGGCCCGTGAGGAAGGCGGGCAATTCCTGTTCCTGACGGCGCCAACCCGCTTCCTGCCCGATCAGGATGGCCGCCTGCGGGCGGTCGAGTGCATCCGCATGCGGCTGGGGGAGCCGGATGACAGCGGTCGCCGCCGCCCGGTGCCGATTGAGGGCAGCGAATTCATGCTGGAAACCGACCTGGCCGTGCTGGCGCTGGGCTACTGGCCCGACCCCCAGCTGGGCGAGGCGATTCCCGGCCTGCAGACGCATGATAGCGGATTGATTGTGGTTGACCCGGAAACCGGCCAGACCTCAGTACCGGGCATCTTCGCTGGCGGCGACAACGTCACCGGCCCTGATCTGGTCGGTCGGGCGGCGGCGGCAGGCATCCGCGCCGCCAAGGCCATCGATGCCTACCTGCAGGCCAGACGCTGA
- a CDS encoding SH3 domain-containing protein, with product MTRRPFIVLAVTLLALAAMACNLNLPGSGGDTSGDQQPAVNAPEVSIRVPVNGMSFAEGTTVVIQVVGTDSGAGVSMLELLIDDRPFSSMPAPNTAGQGALMANFSWSAQGVGAHSITAIARRADGTSSAPQTISVNVVEAPPTVAPTPTLEPTPIPQETTEVPAAQPTATPAPTDTPTGPRGVTTMGVNVRGGPSTFYPIIGSLLANYETQLTGRNADSTWFRLPYGLSEGWVYGELMTITGDVSTLPVINVPPPPPTAVPQPTAVPATAVPAGPSIRFWSTYPGTAVSAGTVIRFYWEVSGVKAVYFQNNPATGSNSGGIEQTVNATTTFTLRVVLPDDSVREERITVEVK from the coding sequence ATGACCCGCAGGCCCTTCATTGTGCTTGCAGTAACGCTGCTGGCCCTGGCAGCTATGGCGTGCAACCTGAACCTGCCGGGCAGCGGAGGGGACACGAGCGGTGATCAGCAGCCGGCGGTCAATGCGCCGGAGGTATCGATCCGCGTGCCGGTGAATGGGATGTCGTTTGCCGAAGGGACGACGGTCGTGATTCAGGTCGTCGGCACCGACTCCGGCGCGGGGGTTAGCATGCTGGAACTGCTGATCGATGACCGGCCTTTCAGCAGCATGCCGGCTCCTAATACCGCCGGGCAGGGCGCGCTGATGGCCAATTTTAGCTGGTCTGCTCAGGGCGTTGGCGCGCACTCGATCACGGCCATCGCGCGCCGCGCCGACGGCACCAGCAGCGCCCCGCAGACGATCAGCGTCAACGTGGTTGAAGCGCCGCCAACGGTGGCGCCTACCCCTACCCTGGAACCGACGCCAATCCCGCAGGAGACTACTGAAGTCCCCGCGGCGCAGCCAACAGCAACCCCCGCACCGACCGATACGCCGACCGGCCCGCGTGGCGTAACCACGATGGGTGTCAACGTGCGCGGCGGGCCGAGCACCTTTTACCCGATCATCGGCAGCCTGCTGGCCAACTATGAGACGCAACTCACCGGCCGTAATGCCGACAGCACCTGGTTCCGCCTGCCCTATGGCCTGAGCGAAGGATGGGTGTACGGCGAACTGATGACCATCACCGGCGATGTCAGCACATTGCCCGTCATTAATGTCCCGCCGCCCCCGCCGACCGCTGTACCACAGCCGACTGCCGTTCCTGCGACCGCTGTCCCGGCTGGCCCGTCGATCCGCTTCTGGTCGACCTATCCAGGTACCGCCGTCAGCGCGGGCACGGTCATCCGCTTCTACTGGGAAGTCTCCGGCGTCAAGGCAGTCTACTTCCAGAACAACCCGGCCACCGGCAGCAATTCCGGCGGCATCGAGCAGACGGTCAACGCCACAACAACGTTCACCCTGCGCGTGGTGCTGCCGGATGACAGCGTGCGTGAGGAGCGCATCACTGTCGAGGTCAAGTAG